A window of Papilio machaon chromosome W, ilPapMach1.1, whole genome shotgun sequence genomic DNA:
ttgttttcagAAATTACTCAAATGTGTactaatataagaaaaatggAGTTTGATTTAAAGACAGCATGTGGTTTTATACCTATTTTAGACGGTAAGGAAGATActgtaaaacaattaattgatGCTGTTGAAATGTATTCAGAAATGTTGTCCGAGGGAGGTcagcaattattaattaaatttgttcttAAAGGTAGGTTAACTCAAAGTGCAAAGTTAAGAGTAGAAAGTACTTACAAAACAGTTAGTGATATGATCTCTgactttagaaaaaaattgttagtgAAAAAATCGTTCACAGCTatacaaaaacacattgaaTCTATAAGTCAAGGTCATAAGTCCATTAATGAGTATGGGTCGGAGCTTGAAAAACTTCTAACTGATTTGAATATATCACAAGCAGATGGTAATGAATATGCTTCaactatttttagccgacttcaaaaagaaggaggttatcaattcgactgtattttttttttttttttttttttttatgtgtgttaccgcgaaactcggcccctggtggtccgattttgataaaaattattttaatcgaaaggaagtgcttgcaggtgggtcccattttttttttttttttttaaataactagaagactagtagattttgaatatagcttcaaaatttgttgcggaaattagggacatttttgctttcagcgcttacgtaggctacactataggacctacatagaaatgatgtatggcgaatcgtagctctttaaatgtgctaaataaaagtccgcgatagcatatatctatcttttatagttttctcacaataaccatttttttctttagaaacattcattaaattcatgccctatttccgacgctattattcaagttcagtattaacccttatgtaaataaatatgttcattatcaagataatttaatgtagattatatttgcaattgaaactatatcattctgtctaatagtttaggagatatcgtaagaataaaattacgcggaaacgaaaaaggctacatcgcgttacaatgaatagcacaaatttgctttctgggcttacgtaggtcaaactatatgacctacattaaaatgatgtatcgagtaattatagatccttaaatttgctaaataaaagtctcaggtggcatatatctatcatctatggatgtctcacaaaaaccatgttattttgaacaaacttcgattaaattgcacacgaaaaacagcgtcgtaagcttacggcgctattatattatattcgatatgaatccttatccaaataaatatgtttgatggctagagtattaaatgcagattacattagcctttaaactatgtaattctgatcaatagtttggaagatattaaattattacaaactacGCGCAtccgaaaaatgctactgcggcgcgcggctggacaaaattaaaggcacgctacgatgtattagttcgttaattttcaatttgtataccgattttgataattatttcattgtttaaaggataagtggttatctggtgtattctaaattagtttttgaattgaagtacacacatattaaataggaaagtccttttctttatttgtcttatttatgttcttatacgtattaaggaaatttgtaattaaacttcaaattcactaaaaattgagaaataaaacaaacattttaagaaaaaaaaatagccgacttcaaaacaaaaaaaactatctcaaacaaaatgcgctcaaaagtaacttaaaaaaaacaatttcaaacaaaatgcactcaaaagtaacgtaaaaaaacaatctcaaacaaaatacactaaaaagaaacaaaataatgtcatgaaaacttctttctttctttcttctctctttcaaaaaccctctaaactctaaagaaagttctcttctttcttgtaacatgtctatattgtataattattgttattttggagtcggtttcggcctaagtagggacataaacgtaagtatgtctaatacatctcaaatataaaatgtcacctatttacttcggccgacaccgactgcgaaataacaataattatacaatatagacatgttacaagaaagaagagaactttctttagagtttagagggtttttgaaagagagaagaaagaaagaaagaagttttcatgacattattttgtttctttttagtgtattttgtttgagattgtttttttacgttatgaaacctattaatgaaaaaatggtcataaaaaaatttacagatGGTCTTAGAAGTGAAAAGTTAAGTACAATTATTGCTGCTCGCAACTATAGTTCACTGCAAGATGCAATTCAAGCAGCCAAAGATGAATCTGTGCCTTCCAGTTCAGCAGAGGTTTTTATGATGACCTCAACTCATAGAGGTaggaataatttttcaaaatatcatAGGAGAGGCCAATCTTTTCAAAATTTTCCTgaaaatagttattataatGGTAGATATTCAAGTCATTCCACATCTAAACCGCCCCAGTCTAATTTCCGTGGTAGATTTCAGAATTTTAGAGGCAATTTTAACCATTACAATAAGAATGTGCGGTATAAccatattaaaagaaatagttatttagtacaaaataataatgatcaaatacaaaatagtgACAGGTCAGGACAAAAACCACCTGAACTAgataaaaaacagttttttcgttcttaatgattttgtttttacctGTAATGGAAACtccaaatttattaatttttatagcaacGGTaggaaattgattttattaatagatactGGTGCATCTATATCAATCATTAAAGAAGGAATACTTTCAAAGGCttcacaaattttaaatgataatttagtTGTAAATGGTATCGGAGGAAAAATTTACTCATCGGGTTGCATTTTGTTAGATTTATATACCGATAGTGGAGACAAGTTCTTaagtaaatttcatatttttcaaaatgtacc
This region includes:
- the LOC106707614 gene encoding uncharacterized protein LOC106707614, which produces MINRLINKQEELSDIRKYLVKKGQSRYKGLVAFNKLKEAQILFNSSKELYVNLIGSQDREEVRLINCTYDKICYLFSEITQMCTNIRKMEFDLKTACGFIPILDGKEDTVKQLIDAVEMYSEMLSEGGQQLLIKFVLKDGLRSEKLSTIIAARNYSSLQDAIQAAKDESVPSSSAEVFMMTSTHRGRNNFSKYHRRGQSFQNFPENSYYNGRYSSHSTSKPPQSNFRGRFQNFRGNFNHYNKNVRYNHIKRNSYLVQNNNDQIQNSDRSGQKPPELDKKQFFRS